A part of Ferviditalea candida genomic DNA contains:
- a CDS encoding cache domain-containing sensor histidine kinase, with translation MIFKMLKRLRFRNYRLSSKLIVTYIILTVIPMSLMGYISYWQYTKSIQEQLGEYMPRFLEQAGANIEKQMNEIVNLPELLYNSNDIIAILRRDHYQNQSDLLKDQFVVNSYMASTYLNGSNPNVLGVFLISKNRFFHSTRLNFSGFGLDTLPVPSGNDLDWQGKTKIILPNEVHLKFDGNVPYIMIMKQIQDFDNRKNMGTMFIAVRLKFIDEILRNFEKEDKAALWIMNKTGKILYHTDNNKIGSIDQEINQYPILNGSFRSNATDESRLVSVKEFSQYQWVLVHSIPLKYLTERTDLVRNITILMFLIFITITSIISIFFALKVTRPIKKLSGLMKYVEMGNFQVDLKIRSRDEVGMLARSFNSMVATTRELIEKNYYIEIKQKEAELYALQSQINPHFMYNTLETIGMAVEEGETGLVVEMVTLLGRMLRFSLSNKSKLVTIDEEVQHVRDYLTIQKIRFEDRVNFMIDPKIDIHLLYTPKFILQPIVENAIKHGLELRKGVHIQISINQEFGAGSGKQEIVFRIRDDGPGIPADKLAELNDLMRSEAFVAGDSGLGLRNVHARIALMFGADFGVQLDSLYGKGTEVIIRIPVYGGEQL, from the coding sequence ATGATTTTTAAAATGCTGAAGAGATTGAGGTTTCGCAATTACCGTCTGAGTTCCAAGCTGATCGTCACTTACATTATTCTTACGGTCATTCCCATGTCTTTGATGGGGTATATTTCATATTGGCAATATACGAAGTCCATTCAGGAGCAGCTTGGTGAGTACATGCCCAGATTTTTGGAACAGGCCGGGGCGAATATTGAGAAGCAAATGAATGAAATCGTCAACCTTCCGGAATTGTTATACAACTCCAATGACATTATTGCTATTTTGCGGCGGGACCATTACCAGAATCAGTCCGATCTGCTTAAAGACCAGTTTGTCGTCAACAGCTATATGGCAAGTACTTATCTTAATGGCAGCAATCCCAATGTGCTTGGCGTTTTTTTGATATCGAAAAATCGTTTTTTTCACAGCACAAGGCTTAACTTTTCAGGCTTTGGCTTGGATACCCTGCCGGTCCCGAGCGGGAACGATCTTGATTGGCAAGGGAAAACAAAAATCATTCTGCCGAATGAGGTTCATTTGAAATTTGACGGAAACGTTCCCTACATCATGATCATGAAGCAGATTCAGGATTTTGACAACCGCAAAAACATGGGGACGATGTTTATTGCGGTTCGGCTTAAGTTTATTGATGAAATCCTGCGCAATTTTGAGAAGGAAGATAAGGCAGCGCTTTGGATCATGAACAAAACGGGAAAGATCCTCTATCATACCGATAACAATAAGATAGGCAGCATCGATCAGGAAATCAATCAATACCCGATTCTGAACGGGAGCTTCAGGTCGAATGCAACCGACGAATCAAGACTGGTCAGCGTGAAGGAATTTTCCCAATACCAATGGGTGCTGGTTCACAGCATTCCATTGAAATACTTGACGGAACGTACGGATCTGGTCAGGAACATCACGATTTTGATGTTCTTGATATTTATCACGATCACTTCGATTATTTCCATCTTCTTCGCTTTAAAAGTAACGCGCCCGATCAAGAAGCTCAGCGGGTTGATGAAATATGTGGAGATGGGCAACTTTCAGGTCGATCTGAAGATACGCAGCAGGGACGAGGTGGGAATGCTTGCCCGCAGCTTCAACTCGATGGTGGCGACCACGAGGGAGCTGATCGAGAAAAATTATTATATCGAGATCAAGCAAAAAGAAGCTGAACTATATGCTCTGCAATCGCAAATCAATCCCCATTTCATGTACAATACGCTGGAAACAATCGGGATGGCTGTGGAAGAAGGGGAAACGGGTCTGGTGGTGGAAATGGTGACGCTGCTTGGCCGGATGCTGCGCTTTTCACTGAGCAATAAATCCAAATTGGTAACGATTGATGAAGAGGTTCAACACGTTCGGGATTATTTGACGATCCAAAAAATCCGGTTTGAGGACAGGGTCAACTTTATGATCGATCCTAAAATCGATATTCATCTTCTGTATACGCCGAAGTTCATTCTGCAGCCGATTGTGGAAAACGCGATTAAGCACGGCTTGGAGCTTCGCAAGGGAGTCCACATTCAGATCAGCATCAATCAGGAGTTCGGGGCGGGTTCCGGAAAGCAGGAAATTGTTTTTCGAATTCGCGATGACGGGCCCGGAATTCCGGCGGACAAGTTGGCGGAGCTGAACGATTTAATGCGCTCGGAGGCATTTGTTGCGGGGGACTCCGGACTCGGTTTGAGAAATGTTCATGCGAGAATCGCCTTGATGTTCGGAGCGGACTTCGGGGTTCAATTGGACAGTCTTTACGGAAAAGGCACGGAAGTTATTATTCGCATACCGGTGTATGGAGGTGAACAGCTTTGA
- a CDS encoding autoinducer 2 ABC transporter substrate-binding protein, which produces MLRKAAVIFLILIVASGCQNPFQRDKYQVIYSMEKDNASKKQNNKHNYTIGIVPKLKGIPYFNAVEDGAREAAKELGVNVLYEGPQTADSDQQVKVIQDLIDKRVDVIAVSANDPQKLLPILITAKQQGIRVITWDSDTLAGGREFFINMVEPEMLGRHMMDTLAWNTDEKGEFAIMTGAPSASNLNEWIKWIKIQQQQYYPLMKLAEIAPTDDDSQKAYEVAKQLLKAHPHLAGIIGNSSVGPPAAAKAVKDTGKAGKVKVVGLSSPNVMRSYLHEGSAQIVTLWSPKKLGYLTVVLAENLLDGIPPHDGQEIDNVGNIRVNGDIVIMGEPLDFTKENVDQYDF; this is translated from the coding sequence ATGCTTCGAAAAGCGGCGGTTATTTTTCTGATCCTGATCGTTGCAAGCGGTTGCCAAAATCCTTTTCAACGAGATAAATACCAAGTGATCTATTCTATGGAGAAAGATAACGCATCTAAAAAGCAAAACAATAAGCACAATTATACGATCGGCATCGTCCCGAAGCTGAAGGGAATCCCCTACTTTAATGCCGTAGAGGACGGTGCGCGGGAAGCTGCAAAAGAATTGGGGGTCAATGTGCTTTATGAGGGTCCGCAGACTGCGGATTCCGACCAACAAGTCAAGGTTATCCAGGATCTTATCGATAAGCGAGTGGATGTCATTGCCGTATCCGCTAACGATCCGCAAAAGCTGCTCCCGATCTTAATAACCGCAAAGCAACAAGGTATTAGAGTCATCACCTGGGATTCGGATACGCTTGCTGGCGGACGGGAATTTTTCATCAATATGGTGGAGCCGGAAATGCTGGGACGGCATATGATGGACACCTTGGCATGGAATACTGATGAAAAAGGCGAATTTGCGATCATGACCGGGGCGCCGTCCGCGTCCAATTTAAACGAATGGATAAAGTGGATCAAAATTCAGCAGCAGCAGTATTACCCGCTGATGAAACTGGCCGAAATCGCGCCTACCGATGATGATTCACAAAAAGCCTATGAAGTTGCAAAGCAGCTGTTAAAAGCTCATCCGCATCTGGCGGGGATTATCGGCAACTCGTCCGTAGGTCCGCCTGCTGCCGCCAAAGCTGTAAAAGATACAGGAAAAGCCGGAAAGGTTAAAGTCGTCGGATTGTCCTCTCCGAATGTGATGCGGTCTTACCTGCACGAGGGATCCGCGCAGATCGTAACGCTTTGGAGCCCTAAAAAATTAGGATATTTAACGGTCGTGTTGGCTGAAAATTTGCTCGACGGCATACCGCCGCATGACGGTCAGGAAATCGACAATGTCGGGAATATCAGAGTCAACGGGGATATCGTCATTATGGGCGAGCCTTTAGATTTTACGAAGGAAAACGTGGACCAATATGATTTTTAA
- a CDS encoding L-rhamnose mutarotase, translating into MAHYGFVMKVREGFEEEYRIRHQAVYPELLNIFDRLGIHSYSIFMHERYLFAYMQVAGDFEQTMEILANEEVNQKWQEFMKPIMIPWEDGNLMKRIPEVFYHA; encoded by the coding sequence ATGGCTCACTATGGTTTTGTGATGAAAGTTCGTGAAGGATTCGAGGAGGAGTACCGCATCAGACACCAGGCTGTATATCCTGAGCTGTTGAATATTTTTGACCGGCTCGGCATTCATTCCTACAGTATTTTTATGCATGAACGTTATCTGTTTGCCTACATGCAAGTGGCAGGCGACTTTGAGCAAACGATGGAAATTCTTGCAAACGAAGAAGTCAACCAAAAATGGCAGGAGTTCATGAAACCGATCATGATTCCGTGGGAAGACGGAAACCTGATGAAACGAATTCCCGAGGTGTTTTATCACGCCTAG